From Silurus meridionalis isolate SWU-2019-XX chromosome 14, ASM1480568v1, whole genome shotgun sequence, a single genomic window includes:
- the wnt9b gene encoding protein Wnt-9b, with translation MRAGTACLLRLSALCIILLSHAAAAYFGLTGQEPLAFLSGPYSSTESSGGKAHVKQCEQMALTRRQKRACRREPGLAETLRESVRLSLMECRYQFRNERWNCSMDGRGSLLKRAFKETAFLLAVSSAALSHTLAKACSSGRMERCTCDDTPGLQQREAWQWGVCGDNLKYSTRFLKKFLGQKRVSKDLRAQVDSHNINAGIRAVKNGLVMTCKCHGVSGSCAVRTCWKQLSPFYVTGQLLKYRYDTAVRVLSVTNVATGDTELAGPARRGDTAPRPHLSELVFLEESPSFCRPSRYSAGTSGRTCAKDTSCSSLCCGRGYNTALRLVTLSCNCQVRWCCHVECQTCVREEEVYTCKKH, from the exons ATGCGCGCCGGGACCGCCTGCCTGCTGCGCCTCAGCGCGCTCTGCATCATCCTGCTCTCCCACGCAGCAGCAGCTTACTTCGG GCTCACGGGCCAGGAGCCCTTGGCGTTCTTGTCGGGCCCGTACAGCAGTACGGAGTCCTCGGGTGGAAAGGCGCACGTGAAGCAGTGCGAGCAGATGGCGCTGACGCGGCGTCAAAAGCGCGCGTGCCGCCGCGAGCCGGGTTTGGCGGAGACGCTGCGGGAGTCGGTGCGCCTCAGCCTGATGGAGTGCCGCTACCAGTTCCGCAACGAGCGATGGAACTGCAGCATGGACGGACGAGGAAGCCTGCTGAAGCGAG CTTTCAAAGAGACGGCATTCCTCCTGGCAGTGTCCTCAGCagctctgtcacacacactggCCAAAGCATGCAGTTCAGGCCGTATGGAGCGCTGCACATGTGACGACACTCCGGGTCTTCAACAGCGTGAAGCCTGGCAGTGGGGAGTGTGTGGAGACAACCTGAAATACAGCACCAGGTTCCTTAAGAAGTTCCTGGGCCAGAAACGGGTTAGCAAGGACCTGCGGGCTCAGGTCGATTCACATAATATAAACGCCGGCATCCGG GCTGTAAAGAACGGGCTGGTGATGACCTGCAAGTGTCACGGCGTCTCCGGCTCATGTGCAGTCCGCACGTGCTGGAAGCAGCTCTCACCTTTTTATGTGACAGGCCAGCTCCTGAAGTATCGCTATGACACGGCCGTACGCGTCCTCAGTGTCACCAACGTGGCCACCGGTGACACCGAGCTGGCCGGACCTGCACGTCGAGGCGACACAGCTCCTCGGCCTCACCTCTCTGAGCTGGTGTTCCTAGAAGAGTCACCTAGCTTCTGCCGCCCGTCTCGGTACTCAGCCGGTACATCTGGTCGCACCTGCGCCAAGGACACGAGCTGCAGCAGCCTTTGCTGTGGACGCGGCTACAACACGGCTCTACGTCTCGTCACGCTGTCCTGCAACTGCCAGGTACGGTGGTGCTGCCATGTCGAATGCCAAACCTGTGTCCGAGAAGAGGAGGTATACACGTGCAAGAAGCACTGA